The proteins below are encoded in one region of Thermococcus peptonophilus:
- a CDS encoding CBS domain-containing protein: MVTIPRPIDPREIRKIRKELGITQEELAKKAGVTQAYIAKLEAGKVDPRLSTLNRILQALLECKKAQPKAKDVMSSPVISVKPYDSVEKVIRLMSEHNISQIPVISGNKVVGSITERTLVRQSLEYDDIYGHKVMEVMEEPFPIVNEDEDLEVVKYLLEDHPAVLVQDKAGKIVGIITRVDLFRLGKTLSRE; this comes from the coding sequence ATGGTCACCATACCCCGGCCGATAGACCCCCGGGAGATCAGGAAAATCCGAAAGGAGCTGGGTATAACACAGGAGGAGCTTGCAAAAAAAGCTGGAGTTACTCAGGCCTACATAGCCAAGCTCGAGGCCGGAAAGGTTGATCCAAGGCTCTCAACCCTCAACCGGATTCTTCAAGCCCTCCTTGAGTGCAAAAAGGCCCAGCCGAAGGCTAAGGATGTCATGTCATCTCCAGTCATATCGGTCAAGCCCTACGACAGCGTGGAGAAGGTCATCCGGCTTATGAGCGAACACAACATCTCCCAGATTCCAGTCATCTCCGGAAACAAGGTCGTTGGTTCAATCACCGAGAGGACGCTTGTGCGTCAGAGCCTTGAGTACGACGACATTTATGGGCACAAGGTTATGGAGGTCATGGAAGAACCTTTCCCAATCGTCAATGAGGATGAAGACCTTGAGGTTGTCAAGTACCTCCTTGAGGATCACCCTGCCGTTCTTGTCCAAGACAAGGCTGGGAAGATCGTTGGCATCATAACCAGGGTTGATCTGTTCAGACTCGGAAAGACTCTATCTAGGGAGTAA
- a CDS encoding Mov34/MPN/PAD-1 family protein: protein MKTIKIRRELLEYLLQLARSAYPNEFAGFLREKNGIFEEVLIAPRQYSGRNSVFFDHWMLPLDESIKGTVHSHPSPTFWPSEADLRFFSKFGGVHLIISWPFTEDDVRAYTSSGEEVFIEIID from the coding sequence ATGAAAACGATAAAAATCCGGAGGGAGCTTCTGGAATACCTTCTTCAGTTAGCCCGGAGTGCCTATCCAAACGAGTTTGCCGGCTTTTTGAGGGAGAAGAACGGAATTTTCGAGGAAGTTCTGATAGCTCCCCGCCAGTACTCAGGCAGAAATTCCGTCTTTTTCGACCACTGGATGCTCCCGCTGGATGAGAGCATAAAGGGGACTGTTCACTCCCATCCATCACCGACTTTCTGGCCCTCTGAGGCTGACCTGAGGTTCTTCTCAAAGTTCGGGGGAGTTCATCTGATAATCTCCTGGCCCTTCACCGAGGACGATGTGAGGGCCTACACATCCTCTGGAGAAGAAGTTTTTATTGAGATCATTGATTGA
- a CDS encoding MazG nucleotide pyrophosphohydrolase domain-containing protein — MNELQKRVDELIQKQGGYWPPFQMLAALVEEVGELADAMLAVEGVKGSEKKEKLEEELGDVLYALLCIANYYGIDAFQALNNTVLKYLKRDL; from the coding sequence ATGAATGAACTTCAGAAGAGGGTCGATGAACTGATTCAGAAGCAGGGGGGCTACTGGCCCCCTTTCCAGATGCTTGCGGCGCTAGTGGAGGAAGTCGGTGAACTCGCCGATGCCATGCTCGCGGTCGAGGGCGTTAAGGGGAGTGAGAAAAAAGAAAAACTTGAAGAGGAACTCGGCGACGTTCTCTACGCCCTTCTCTGTATAGCCAACTACTATGGAATTGACGCCTTCCAAGCCCTTAACAATACCGTGCTTAAATACTTAAAGAGAGATTTGTGA
- the lonB gene encoding ATP-dependent protease LonB: protein MDDESTKERLVPREYGESLDLGIDFKTTEEIPVPERLIDQVIGQEHAVEVIKTAANQRRHVLLIGEPGTGKSMLGQAMAELLPTENLEDILVFPNPEDENMPKIKTVPACQGRRIVENYRRKAKDQEGIKNYLLMFVIFTVILAILMEPTATTLLMGMFVVLLSMMVLSNMRFRNTVLVPKLLVDNCGRTKAPFVDATGAHAGALLGDVRHDPFQSGGLGTPAHERVEPGMIHRAHKGVLFIDEIATLSLKMQQSLLTAMQEKKFPITGQSEMSSGAMVRTEPVPCDFILVAAGNLDTIDKMHPALRSRIRGYGYEVYMRTTMPDTIENRKKLVQFVAQEVKRDGKIPHFTKEAVEEIVREAQKRAGRKGHLTLRLRDLGGIVRAAGDIAVKKGKKYVEKEDVLEAMRMAKPLEKQLADWYIENKKEYQVIKTEGGEIGRVNGLAVIGEQSGIVLPIEAVVAPAASKEEGKIIVTGKLGEIAKEAVQNVSAIIKRYKGEDISRYDIHVQFLQTYEGVEGDSASISVATAVISALENIPIRQDVAMTGSLSVRGEVLPIGGATPKIEAAIEAGIKKVIIPKANEKDVFLSPDKAEKIEIYPVETIDQVLEIALQDGPEKDELLRRIREALPLYGSS, encoded by the coding sequence ATGGACGACGAGTCCACCAAGGAGAGACTGGTCCCCCGCGAGTACGGAGAAAGTCTCGATCTGGGGATTGATTTCAAGACTACGGAGGAAATTCCAGTACCTGAAAGGCTTATCGACCAGGTCATCGGTCAGGAACATGCCGTTGAAGTCATAAAAACTGCCGCCAACCAGAGGAGGCACGTCCTCCTTATAGGCGAGCCGGGAACGGGTAAGTCAATGCTCGGCCAGGCAATGGCGGAGCTCCTCCCAACGGAAAACCTGGAGGACATCCTGGTCTTTCCAAACCCCGAAGACGAGAACATGCCCAAGATAAAGACAGTTCCCGCCTGCCAAGGAAGGCGCATAGTGGAGAACTACCGCCGGAAAGCAAAAGATCAGGAGGGAATCAAGAACTACCTCCTCATGTTCGTCATATTCACGGTAATACTAGCAATCCTCATGGAGCCAACCGCAACCACTCTCCTCATGGGAATGTTCGTGGTGCTCCTCAGCATGATGGTGCTCTCCAACATGCGCTTCAGGAACACGGTTCTCGTGCCGAAGTTGCTCGTTGACAACTGCGGCAGGACGAAGGCCCCCTTCGTTGACGCCACTGGTGCACACGCAGGAGCACTGCTCGGCGACGTCAGGCACGACCCCTTCCAGAGCGGCGGCCTCGGAACGCCCGCCCATGAGCGCGTTGAGCCGGGCATGATACACCGCGCCCACAAGGGAGTCCTCTTCATAGACGAGATAGCCACCCTCTCCCTCAAGATGCAGCAGAGCCTACTCACGGCGATGCAGGAGAAGAAGTTCCCCATAACAGGTCAGAGCGAGATGTCAAGCGGTGCAATGGTGAGAACCGAACCGGTTCCGTGCGACTTCATTCTCGTCGCGGCCGGAAACTTAGACACCATAGACAAAATGCACCCTGCTCTGCGCTCCCGTATAAGGGGCTACGGTTACGAGGTCTACATGAGGACCACGATGCCCGACACCATCGAGAACAGGAAAAAGCTCGTCCAGTTCGTTGCCCAGGAAGTCAAGAGGGACGGCAAGATACCGCACTTCACTAAAGAGGCCGTTGAGGAGATAGTGAGAGAAGCTCAGAAGAGAGCCGGAAGAAAGGGCCACCTCACCCTCCGCCTCAGGGATCTCGGCGGTATCGTCAGGGCCGCCGGCGATATAGCCGTCAAGAAAGGCAAGAAGTACGTCGAGAAAGAGGATGTCCTTGAGGCAATGAGAATGGCCAAACCGCTGGAGAAACAGCTCGCCGACTGGTACATAGAGAACAAGAAGGAGTACCAGGTCATAAAGACCGAGGGCGGCGAGATAGGCAGAGTGAACGGCCTCGCCGTTATAGGCGAGCAGAGCGGTATAGTGCTCCCGATAGAGGCAGTTGTTGCCCCGGCTGCGAGCAAGGAAGAGGGCAAAATCATAGTCACCGGAAAGCTCGGTGAGATAGCAAAGGAAGCTGTCCAGAACGTCTCGGCAATAATCAAGCGCTACAAAGGGGAGGACATCAGCAGGTACGACATCCACGTCCAGTTCCTCCAGACTTATGAGGGCGTCGAAGGTGACTCGGCGAGCATAAGCGTTGCAACGGCCGTCATCTCGGCTCTTGAGAACATACCAATAAGGCAGGACGTCGCTATGACAGGCTCTCTCAGCGTCCGCGGAGAAGTGCTCCCAATAGGTGGGGCGACGCCAAAGATAGAGGCTGCGATAGAGGCGGGCATAAAGAAGGTCATAATACCCAAGGCCAACGAGAAGGACGTCTTCCTCAGCCCAGACAAGGCGGAGAAGATTGAAATCTACCCGGTCGAGACCATAGACCAGGTGCTGGAGATAGCACTCCAGGACGGGCCGGAGAAGGACGAGCTTCTCAGGAGAATAAGGGAGGCCCTGCCGCTTTATGGGTCTTCATGA
- a CDS encoding DUF2666 domain-containing protein, with protein sequence MRIEEHVAFTAKHNDWQVAKKLTELEDEAVAHFLAGIANSVNTRIPHYMSENIDLEGIRRLAEEVRKDTLSDTIVALKSPGTSRKLGALVKEGDKKLKKLLVDAAKAVLVRITLEEIVPVNYPEGELTGVDVEFPYEEDHVNFTAKHGKWIVVKRLIIDEKTPLLDVARLLASINETVTLKLPAYAHIDLEGIEGEFSAFKKVKKSDIPKVVEAYEAFEPSAYADEPFLEHARVYALRVALEKIGLPLDVPSKSLEKYLEKA encoded by the coding sequence ATGAGGATAGAGGAGCACGTTGCATTCACAGCAAAACATAATGACTGGCAGGTTGCCAAGAAGCTCACGGAGCTTGAGGACGAGGCCGTTGCCCACTTCCTAGCAGGGATAGCGAACTCCGTTAACACTAGGATACCTCATTACATGTCAGAGAACATTGACCTTGAGGGAATAAGACGACTGGCAGAAGAAGTCAGAAAAGACACTCTCAGCGACACGATAGTTGCTCTAAAATCTCCTGGAACATCAAGGAAGCTGGGTGCACTGGTCAAGGAAGGAGACAAAAAGCTCAAGAAGTTGCTCGTAGATGCAGCAAAGGCTGTCCTCGTCAGGATAACACTAGAGGAAATAGTCCCCGTTAATTACCCCGAAGGTGAGCTTACTGGGGTTGACGTTGAGTTTCCGTACGAGGAAGATCACGTGAACTTCACTGCCAAGCATGGAAAGTGGATAGTTGTCAAGAGGCTCATCATAGACGAGAAAACGCCCCTACTTGACGTTGCCAGACTTCTGGCGAGCATCAACGAGACGGTCACTCTGAAGCTTCCCGCGTATGCGCACATAGACCTTGAGGGTATAGAAGGCGAGTTCTCGGCGTTCAAAAAGGTTAAAAAGTCCGACATCCCGAAGGTTGTGGAGGCCTACGAGGCGTTCGAGCCTTCAGCCTACGCCGATGAACCGTTCCTTGAGCACGCTAGGGTCTACGCTCTCCGCGTGGCTCTTGAGAAGATAGGGCTTCCTCTAGATGTCCCGTCCAAGAGCCTCGAAAAGTACCTTGAGAAGGCGTGA
- a CDS encoding DMT family transporter, with protein MNSLMIGILAALVSAFSWASATILVRIGLKRLSPISANILRLYVAALTFLGIFLVTNNMGVFGLSPRLLLVAFISAQFGFVIGDYFYFSALKRMGVSRTVPITSTYPLWTILWAVLLLSRKVSIQVVIGALLVVTAIILVRRAEEEEQVDGLGFVYALLAPISWSVAITLLDYLSSDVPVLQLAGIRMMFAAMGITILLPKYHGEIRSITLGEFLTISGAAVLGLILGQYLFVYSVSKVGSPIAAPVSAINPIISSLLAVLLLGEKPNRRIFEGLALAVMGIILISTG; from the coding sequence ATGAACTCCCTGATGATTGGAATCCTCGCGGCGCTGGTTTCGGCGTTTTCGTGGGCGTCAGCGACTATCCTTGTGAGAATAGGTTTAAAAAGGCTGTCCCCCATAAGTGCGAATATTTTACGGCTCTATGTTGCAGCCCTGACTTTCTTGGGTATTTTCCTCGTTACAAACAATATGGGAGTCTTTGGACTTTCTCCCAGGCTTCTTCTGGTGGCTTTTATCTCTGCCCAGTTTGGTTTCGTTATAGGGGATTACTTCTACTTCTCTGCCTTAAAACGGATGGGAGTGTCAAGGACAGTACCGATTACCTCCACGTACCCCCTCTGGACAATACTGTGGGCTGTCCTCCTTTTGAGCAGAAAAGTCAGTATTCAGGTGGTTATTGGGGCCCTGCTGGTCGTAACGGCCATAATACTAGTCAGGAGAGCAGAGGAAGAGGAGCAGGTTGATGGACTCGGTTTTGTATATGCCCTATTGGCCCCAATATCTTGGAGTGTGGCAATAACTCTACTGGACTACTTGAGCTCTGACGTCCCGGTACTTCAACTTGCCGGTATTAGAATGATGTTTGCAGCAATGGGTATCACCATCCTTCTTCCGAAGTACCATGGAGAGATTAGGAGCATTACACTGGGTGAATTTCTAACGATAAGCGGTGCCGCTGTGCTCGGACTGATTCTCGGTCAGTACCTATTTGTGTACTCAGTTTCAAAGGTCGGTTCCCCGATAGCGGCGCCCGTTTCGGCAATAAACCCGATTATATCCTCACTTCTGGCTGTTCTCCTCCTCGGTGAGAAGCCTAACAGGAGAATCTTCGAAGGCTTAGCCTTGGCAGTTATGGGTATTATCTTAATCTCCACCGGTTGA
- a CDS encoding ArsR/SmtB family transcription factor has protein sequence MKVRDVVEKLPERPKKSVFKCYEKCGLPEMEAELEPEVDKELIEFLKALSNPIRLKILKLTRDHWLCVCLLSEVLGEDQTLISHHLRTLKTLGLLKERREGRMRFYKANTERIEELLKKVEGVLVGDE, from the coding sequence ATGAAGGTAAGGGACGTAGTGGAGAAACTTCCTGAGAGGCCCAAAAAGAGCGTCTTCAAGTGCTACGAGAAATGCGGACTTCCCGAGATGGAAGCGGAGCTTGAACCGGAAGTTGATAAAGAACTAATTGAGTTCCTAAAGGCCCTGTCCAACCCGATAAGGCTCAAGATTCTGAAGCTCACCCGCGACCACTGGCTCTGTGTGTGCCTGCTCTCTGAAGTCCTCGGTGAGGATCAGACCCTCATAAGCCATCACCTACGTACACTAAAGACGCTCGGCCTTTTGAAGGAGCGCAGGGAGGGCAGGATGCGCTTCTATAAGGCCAACACAGAGAGGATTGAAGAGCTCTTAAAGAAAGTGGAGGGGGTGCTCGTTGGAGATGAATGA